One Paenarthrobacter aurescens TC1 DNA window includes the following coding sequences:
- a CDS encoding prevent-host-death protein (identified by match to protein family HMM PF02604; match to protein family HMM TIGR01552), with protein sequence MTEMTVTVARSRLSEAVDTARVSHEPVYLLRRGRRVAALIDAEDLAKLIEAAEDLNDLRAANAARTEMTETGDAAVPWEEVKAELGLA encoded by the coding sequence ATGACCGAGATGACAGTCACCGTGGCCCGGAGCCGACTTTCCGAAGCGGTTGACACGGCACGAGTAAGCCATGAACCGGTGTATTTGTTGCGCCGTGGCCGCCGCGTGGCAGCACTGATCGACGCAGAAGATCTCGCCAAGCTGATTGAGGCAGCTGAGGACCTCAACGACCTCCGCGCAGCCAACGCTGCACGGACCGAAATGACAGAGACCGGCGATGCCGCCGTGCCATGGGAGGAAGTCAAAGCGGAGCTTGGCCTGGCTTGA
- a CDS encoding putative luciferase-like monooxygenase protein (identified by match to protein family HMM PF00296), with product MPRPEQPLRKLGFLTIGLFDAADPAAGHRSTLEIIELGEQLGFDSAWLRHRHLQFGISSPVAVMAAASQRTSRIELGTAVTPLGWENPLRLAEDLATVDLLAGGRINPGLSVGEPMHYDTVKHELYPDSTESEDFSYARVERFARLVRGDKVRDFSGKQGVVEEFSNRVEPHSPGLRSRLWYGAGSMKSAVWAGESGFNLLSSSVIFPDEDQEPDFAKVQQSQIRAYREAAAAAGNTARASQGLVVIPTDSASSGQRAKYQRYVDERTPRTQSPQGPKGMMFARDLIGTSDEIAEQLYSHAGFQEVDEVAFALPFSFDHEDYVQILTDIAGKLGPALGWKASM from the coding sequence TTCGACGCTGCGGACCCGGCGGCCGGCCACCGGTCCACGCTGGAGATCATCGAGCTCGGTGAGCAGTTGGGGTTCGACAGTGCCTGGCTCCGGCACCGTCATTTGCAGTTCGGAATCTCCTCCCCGGTAGCAGTCATGGCCGCCGCCAGCCAGCGCACGTCAAGGATTGAGCTCGGAACCGCGGTAACCCCGCTGGGTTGGGAAAACCCGTTGCGGCTGGCCGAGGACCTGGCCACCGTGGATCTGCTCGCAGGCGGACGGATCAATCCGGGGTTGAGCGTGGGAGAACCGATGCACTACGACACCGTGAAGCATGAGCTGTACCCGGATTCCACAGAATCAGAGGACTTCTCATACGCCCGCGTGGAACGCTTCGCCCGTCTGGTCAGAGGCGACAAAGTTCGGGACTTCTCCGGCAAACAGGGCGTTGTGGAGGAATTCTCCAACCGGGTGGAGCCGCACTCCCCCGGACTGCGCAGCCGCCTCTGGTACGGGGCAGGCAGCATGAAATCAGCCGTCTGGGCCGGAGAAAGCGGTTTCAACCTGCTCTCCAGCAGCGTGATCTTCCCGGACGAGGACCAGGAGCCGGACTTCGCCAAGGTCCAGCAATCGCAGATCCGCGCGTACCGCGAAGCAGCCGCCGCAGCCGGAAACACCGCCCGGGCATCGCAAGGTTTGGTGGTCATCCCCACAGATTCTGCTTCCAGCGGCCAGCGTGCGAAGTACCAGCGCTACGTCGATGAACGCACTCCCCGCACACAGTCACCGCAGGGACCGAAGGGCATGATGTTTGCCAGGGATCTCATAGGCACCAGCGACGAAATCGCCGAGCAACTATATTCACACGCAGGATTCCAGGAAGTGGACGAGGTGGCGTTCGCACTGCCCTTCAGCTTCGACCACGAGGACTACGTGCAGATCCTCACTGACATCGCAGGGAAATTGGGGCCAGCCTTGGGGTGGAAAGCGAGCATGTGA
- a CDS encoding addiction module toxin, RelE/StbE (identified by match to protein family HMM PF05016; match to protein family HMM TIGR02385), translating to MSYAVQVAPAAVRQLRKIPPEARRRIQAAIEILAETPRPPGAKKLSGSSGDWRVRTGDYRIIYEIRDAQLIVLVVAMGHRRDIYQH from the coding sequence TTGAGTTACGCCGTTCAGGTTGCGCCCGCGGCGGTCCGCCAGTTGCGAAAGATCCCACCGGAAGCACGCCGGCGCATCCAGGCCGCCATCGAAATCCTCGCCGAAACACCTCGTCCTCCCGGGGCAAAGAAGCTCTCCGGAAGCAGCGGAGACTGGCGCGTCCGGACTGGTGACTATCGGATCATCTATGAGATCCGCGACGCACAACTCATTGTTTTGGTGGTAGCCATGGGCCACAGGCGGGACATCTACCAGCACTAG